tataaaacttaatatgTGTTGTTAAATCATCATGGTTAGAATTCACAAAGAAGGCCATGTTCATGATGGAGGAGGATAGTTTATGGACGAGGAGGTTTTGCCCTGTAATTGTTAAGTCCAAAGACTCATGTGATTCTGAACCTATTAAacgaatcaaatcaaattagttGAAACAAAAACCATTATCAAATATGATCAGATCAAGCAACCAGGTAGCTAGCTAGCCAGGTATGACTTACTTTTATGATCATTGTCGATTCTACTGAAAAACACTTCTTCAGACAAGTCGGAATAGGAAGCTTCAGCAGCCATGAAATCTTCTTCATCGAAAGGAGGGCAAGCAAGCCCcacgtcttcttcttcttcaaacaaGTCTTCaaaactttttcttttctcagcCTCCATTGTAGACACCCTCAGTGAGTTCTTCATGTTTATACGCTATCCCAGTAATTACTGCAATGAGAAATTTAATCATGTCAAGTTCATGTATGAGATATATTTCCAAATGGCTAGAACGGGAAGTATCAATGGAAGAAGTAAGAGAAGCGGCATGTGACCGTGATGTTACAAAATCTCCAGGACCAGAGGGcttcaatttcaaattctacAAGAAGGCTTGGAGCTTGATCTGTCATGATGTGATGGATTTAGTGGCTCAATTTCTCAGAACAGAGAGGCTTCCAAAGGTGTAAACCTTGCCTATGTAACCTTGATTCCAAGGACTAAGGTATCTCAAGGACTCTCCGGCTATAAATAGACCGATTAGCGTGTTTCATGGGATATACAAAATAGTGTCAAAGGTACTCTCCAATAGGATGAAGCATGTCATCCGAGACCTTATTAGTGATAGTCAAACGGCATTCATAGCAGGTAGACAGATTATTAATGGGTTTATGATAGCTAATGAAGTTGTTTATGACCTAGAGAGGAGTGGGGAAACGGGTATGATGTTCAAAGTAGATTTTCACAGAGCTTTTGATACAGTCTTGTAGGAGTCCCTTCATGAAGTGATGGGATATATGGGATTTGGTAATAAATGGAGAAGACTTGTTTATGAGTGTCTTGCTAGTTCACAGCTTCAGTTCTTGTCGATGGTTCTCCAACTGGAGAGTTCTGTGGCGGTCATGGTATTTGTCAGTAAGTATCAATCAGCTAGTGGTATGTTTAGAGGCATCCAATTGAGGAATTAATGGAGATTTTATCACCCGCTTGCAATATGCTGATGATACTCTAGTAGCAAGGCCATTTTGAGTTATCCACTAAACCGACTGCAAATAATATGGAAGAATAATTGACACATGGTGCCTAGACTTggaacttaattaatttgacGAAGGAATGTGAGGGCTTCTGAGCGGGAGCAGATTAATTCTCTACAATGACAGTTCAATGGTGTTCAACTTGCACAAAGGAAGGATGTTAAAATCTGGAATATTGATAGGAATGGAAAATTTACAGTAAAGTCTTATAATTCTCTGATTAACAAGTTGATTTTTCAAGGAGCTCGCTCATCTAATTAAAACATTTGGAATGGAATATTGATAGTAATGATTTGCGAAGAGATACAGAATAAATTCGCAAATGATCTCCGACCATGTTCGTCATGATAGCTTATGTTCTTAGATAGATTGTTCGCTATTGTAAATTTCTTCTTTACCTTATCCTAAGCTACAGCTTTACTTTAActcactttgtttttctttcttagcCACCCTCTAAATGGCTAGCTTTCATGAATAATATTTCCCtattaccattaaaaaaatgaaataaaacaagagTTAACCGTTGAAGGGTGTCAGTGTTTACAGTAACTGCACAGTTCAGAGATGATACATCCGGCGGGGAGAGATCTTTCTATCTGAACATTACGAAATCAACCAGATGTTATACAAGCAGCAgcaaaaatagtaaattttatTAGATTAGTTGGAACCTATTCTATTCAATAACTAGGTGCGCTAACAAACATACAAAAAGACATGGGGGTGATGGCATGCATTATACAACTCGCTGCTCGTACATTGCCCCGAGTCACAAACTTCTAAGTATAAATAAGCATACGAAGAAATGGATGGAGAACTAGGATGTACAAAGTATGCCACGGTTTGAATTAGGAGTCAGACTGCTCAGATTTCAAAGCTGCACCCGATGTAGATGCACAGTTCCCATTTTGAAGGCCGAGGCTGTTGGCCACCATAGAATCACTAACCAACCCAACATCATTATCCAAGTTGAGGGTTCCTCTGGCCTTCCGATTACTGATGAGGATGATATAAAAGCATCggttaaaaagaacaaagaagaaatAATCTCGTATTGTAAACGTTGTTGCAATAAGGAAAGCATACCCGTTCAGGCGGTTATTGATAGCATTTAGGTCTTTTGAAGGGCTCTGGTAAGCATGGGTGCTCTCTCCAACACAAGCATAATAGCTTTTAGAGCTATTTGAGATTAAAGCATCCATCTAGAgtcagtggaaaaaaaaaatacagattacATGGATGCAAAGGGAAAAGGGAATTATCAAAGTTCAATATTAGTCTGTCTTGACATTCAAGAAAGCAAGCTTCACATAGGCCATATAACTTCCAAGTCGGTGGAAAAATTAATAGGGAGTCATCAAACTTTCCCCACGTGCTTGCTTCATTTGTACTGACAGGTTGGTCTCATATGCATTGTTGGGTAATCCTTTAGCAAGGAGATAGAGACAAAAGTAGAATTGAAATGGTTGGAAAATTGAGAAGTACCTTGGATGACCGCAATGGAGAGACATACACATTATGCACTGACGATACTTTCTTAGGAGACATATCAGGGAGACTTGGAAAAGGTGATACTTTCGGTGATGCAGGACATTGACCTTGTTGGGcaggagagaaaagagaggcaTGTTAAGCAATGGCTTAGCTGCAAATGCAAAGAACTGCAACTATAGAAacagaaaagtttttttaaaaaaaactataccaTCTTTATTATTACCAACTTCAGGAACATTGCTGGCTTTCACAGTTGTTCCAGCAGAACCAACGTCCACCAGCAAAGGCTTTGCAGCCGGGATAAAAATTTCATTGTAAAATGTAATAATATCCACATGATCCTGCCCCGTTCTCTGTTTTCAGACAATTCAAAAGATTAAACATCCCCACAATACATTACTACAACAGGAGTGGAGAAAAGTCAACATACCCCATTATGGCGTGCAGATGACCAATCCACAAACACACTGCGGAAAACTAGTGTTTTACAATGTGGCTGCCTCCTATAATTGTATATAATTTCCCTGAAGGTCAGATTCAATTTAGAAATCTGCAGGCAAAAACATGATGGGGTAAGAGAAGTAGAAATAAATGGACAATTACATGGCAGGTAACAAACTCTCATGAGTTACTAGCAACAAACCTTTGCAACTCCATAGAAACAGCAAAGAATGATCTGGTCAATATGACGGTTGAAGAAGAGAGATGTCTGGTGGCTTAGTATAAGTTGAAAAAGACGATAGACATTTTCTCTAATATGCTGCTGAGACGGTTGTAGCTTTTCAATCATACCATTAATTCTGACAGCAGCCAACTTATTAATCTAGGAAGGACAAGAAATATGCAACATGTAAGAGTGACAACCTAGAGTGATAATAAAGCAACAGAATTATTGTAATCAAATTCCAAAGTGATGCCAAGTGGCAAAATGGCCATCAAGAAGAACTACTTCGGAGCAATATATTAGTAATTTACACCTTGAAGGCACTAGAGTGGAACTTAACAATCCTAACATAGGGGCAATAGTAACCACGACCTTAATATCCAACAAATGTCATCAATACCCTTAACAAAAGAGGTTAAGGTTGATGGCAATCATCACTTTGGCAAATCCATTAATTCAAACTTTATACTGCATATACATctcaaaaaattgaaatatgtgAAAATGTCACAATGAAAAAAGTAAGTTGAACTACTCTAATTTGAGTTTGAAGCCATGAGATGCCTCCACAATCTATGAAATAGCCAATCCAGCTGAGTTCAAGTTTCCTAGATGCTTTTTTGAACCAAGTTTTCAGCTCTTGAAACATGGCTTGGCCATAAACAACAAGGAGATCAGCTAATCCCAGCTTTGTTATAAGCCTTAAATTCATTGAATGTTGCAGGTAAAAGTCAAAATTGATCAAGATATGAATTCACATTAATCAGTAGTGACTACTGGAGGTAAATCTGATAGCCATGTAGAAGGAAGAGAAAGAAGTAAATTTGGAGTAGCATGTACTATTTGTTAGCACATTTTTAGTGAACTAGCAACTTTTTGACAGAGTTAATACCAATGTATTAGAGTGCATGTTCTGGTACAGTTTGTTGAATTCATTGAAGTGAAATAACAcaactcctctctctctctctctctctctctctctctctctattccctTCTTTTTATCATCAATCTTTCCCTAATTTCTTCTCTGCGCCTGTACCCTATCAATCACACATTGGAAATTGAAAGTGTGACAGTTCTGAGGATAAAGACATGTTAAATAACTGACCGAGAATACTTCTTCACCTGGCATCCTAGAATAGTGGCTCTAAAGACACCTCCCTACACAGCTCTTCATAACAAATGAACAGAAAGAAGGGCCagcaaattcaaaattatacaCATTTGGAACCTAAAATGCCTTTCAAAATTACACACATTTGGAACCTTGAAacttatcttattttttcaagcaggtcaaacaatgaaaattacaaatgaaaacAGTGTTTACTACCTTCGTAAAAAATACATTGATCCCAGTTTCTGCACATGTTTCCCCTCCTCCTCCAGGGTTTGGACGAGTTGGACTGTAACAATTAGAAAGGCACAGAACTCAAAATtggaaaatagaaaacacagatAGACTGCATATATACCACTTTGTATCCCCTAAAACTACCAAACCTTACCTGGCAAAGGCAGACTGCAAAGGAGGAGGTGGTAGCTTTGATTTAAGATTACCCAATAGGCGGTCCTTCACTGGTGATGTGAAGGAATTTCGCTCTACCAACACACTTCGGAAGTCTGTGCAAGGTCTCTTTGGAGACCTGAGATCTCCATTCTGACCTGAAAAATTGATACACGACCCATGtataagtgatatttctaaaactctcccagtaaaagaaaaaagatgagaaGACTTCACCTGATCCTGGAGAAGTCTCGTGCTTTTGCAAAGAAGGCACAGGAGGCAAGCATCcagatgaaaaattaatatgcaTGGCAATTGCATCCAATGATGGCATTGGTTCTGCTAATAATCCAAGTCGATTTATCTCTGCAGAAAGAGCTGTTCTTGCAACTGTCAAAGAATTGTAGAGTGAggatcctttttcccacaccATGCTATCCAAAAGTCGCTCTTCCAAGGAGTTCAAATGCCGTCTCAACTCCCGTGGGAGGGACTCCTCATGCCTAATGAAACTCTCTATCACCTTGCTAAGATCAAAAGCTGTAATGCCTGTTCTCTCCAAAACTGCAGGAAACAACATTGTCACTGTCTTATAAGTTGCCACAACTAGCTCAGCAGAACACGCTAGCATGCATCTATGGAACCTCTCATTAGTTAATAAAGAGGTCAAGTTAGTTGCATGCAGTATTTGGGCCTCTGCTGTGCACATTGATTCCAAAACCCTGTAATATAACTTGAGTGCCTCCAATCTTCTTTGTTCTGCCCATATGTTGTCCATTAGGTTTGAACTTTGCAGACTTCCAGTCACACAGCGTTCTCCAAGAGAACTACTTGGAAATATAGCCTCCAATATTATCTGTGCTCTACGAATGACATCATTAGTTACATCCTTATCACATGACACCAGGAAGCGCTCCAACTGTGCTGAGGGTTTTGATGGAAGTGGGGAAATGATGGTCCGAAGCCACTTTGCAGTTGTCATTGCAGTGCTTACAGGTGTGGCTGCCATCTTCGAGTTTGCACTACCAGGTATTCCATTTGCATGAGATGCAGGAGAACGATGAGGAGATAGTGGACTTGTGATTGTCTTTGATGGTGAggatattaaatcaaattttctctACACAAACAAATAGATGATCCTATGAGATCAAATTTGACAGAACAGGGgaatatcataaattattttaacaatatgTGTTTATATATGCATTCTGCATCAAAATTCACCTTGGCACCAGTTATATTCAAGGAACCTGCAGATACGCTCCCTGAACCAAGTAAGCTGTCTTCCTCATTAATAAACACCCTCTCATCCAGTTCAGCCTTGTTACGAATTGCATCATCATAATCCTTCTCTAGAATATTCAAACTGGATTGCAGGGATGATTCCTCCATCAAATCTTCATAATAGATCAAACCATCTGCATCCAAGAGAACTTGAATCTCAGAGGAGAGAGacatacagagagagagagagagttgtgaTGATATAGAtctgtatccaagacaacaagaTTTTCAGGGGAGAGGGGGAGAGGGGGAGTTGTCACAATCTAGATGGAAACATTTCAAACACACCTGGATTGATATTCACTAGGTTTTCATTTTTATACTCAGAGGCCGAATGGGGCTTCTTCTTCAAGATATTGGCTATTAAATTATTGGTAGTTTCCATCGATTTCCTCAACACTTCTTCTGACGTGTCATATTTATTGCAGAGTGAAGCGAGCAAATCAACACCTTTGTCTCCTTTCCTAActgaaaaacacataaaaagaaCAGGACTCCAATCAACAAGTTTCAAATATAGTTTCTCCCAGAAATTGAGGAGAAGATCTACCAAAACTGTCAGAAGAGCCAGATCATTACCAAACCATTGAGAGTCATTGAAACTAAAATTTCTGAAGCGAACTGGAACATGTATAATCAGAACAGCCTGATGAATATTTGTGAAATTGAAGGAAAATGTTAATTGATATGAAATACTTCATGATCTtataaaagaagacaaaaaaatgtGCAAGTTTTAAAAGTTACTACTGGAACAGTTTCATGTAATGAAGCACTAAATACAAGACATGACTATCAAATCCGGAAACATTTTGTATGTATTATTTCATTTGCAGTGTTTCTTTCCACTATTCCTTTTAACAGACAAAAGACAAAAGGATTATTATTCCCAACATTTCTAAAAATTCTTCTCTTGTATTGTATAAACTATAAAGGAGCAACAcacttttttctcaaaaaaaataagtaatgcTTGAGCCTCTTGTTTTTATCAAGCTAGCAATCTAGTATTTGTTGATGAAGTATAGTAACATAACTCACCAGTACAGAAACCAGACCATTTGTGCAAGTGACCAGATCTTTAAAACGGCTGAATGCATGTACCCGGAGAGCCAGAAACAGCAACCACCCGAAACGATGGTGGTCTGATACATGTGTTGCTTCATTGGATATTGCTGGCTGTTTATCAGAACTTGCATCACTTGTCAAGAAAAGTTCCCTGCATGCACGCTTGTAGTGCCTTGTACcatgaaaaaaagatataatgcTATTCAGGTTCAATAGTGATATGAAGCAAAATTGCAATCAGAAAAGCagtttcagattattttgatgtgaggtagcggttgcttttcaaagtgcttttcgcttgaaatgataatttttataaactattgtttttttgtttttttaaaatcattttttatattagcatatcaaaataatctgaaaacactgaaaaaaatattaatttaaagcaaagaaaaaaaattaattttttttaaaagtgcttttgaaacgcaaaaacaaacagggatACAAAAAGGTACTATTATCTTAGAGATatcaaaagaaaagcaaaataaacCAGCAAATACCGCAAGTTTCCTGTAAACATAGTTCctgtactatttttttaaccaaatagtTCCTGCACTACAGTCCACAAACAAGACAGATCTATAAACCATCAAACACAGTCGTGAATGCAATTGGAACAACAGCCACCTGCTTAAAATGCTCAAGTGCACAAAATTGGCTTGCAGCTCCTTTGCCTGGTAGAAGAGAAACAAACAGAGAAACAAACATAAAACGATGAGTTCTGTCTTAGACAAATACACAAGACAATACAAATAAAAGGGAATGTTAAATAAACCCTTCTTAATGATATGATAAAATCTCAACCATATCAATACCTCAAGTCTGTTCTCCCAGTCTGCACCATATATATTGCTTAAGATTGGACCAGCCTTGACAATAAAATGGGGTAGCTCTTTAAAGAAGTCCACGATGCTGCAAGATATTAATCAAGAtgattaaaattagaaaaattcagaataaaaaCCTAGTTAAATTCAGATGGATTAAAAAAGGAACGCACTTCAGCTTTGCTAATCTCAATATTTGGCATAAAGTAAGCCCAGGATCATCAGACTTCTGCTGAGCATCGTCTCTATTCTTCTCGCTCAACCTCTTAACAGAGTACGAAACAAATGCAAACCAAAACCTCTCTGCTTCTTCCGACTAACACATCAAATTTGAAACCAATTAGACCTTCAGCCttttatcatgaaaaacaacagcaaaaatgcataaataatataaataagaagataAAACATGTACCGTGCCATTCCCAATAGATGAAACATTTGTCATCAAAAGATGTTTCGTGTCTTTGAAAAGCTTAATAGCCTGTGTACAAGTGTTCTCATCCAATGCTAATCCACTCTGCCATCAGATCCCATTTTAAATTCCAAATCAACAAACTTAAGtgaataaataactaaaaacaaacatgacacCCTCAAAAAAAAGGCATGCTAAGGATCTTATACCTTGCAAAAGTCAGAAAATCGAACTTCAACCGCATCACTATACCCTTTCACAGTTTCCCCTCCATCATTACTTGAATGACTGGTTGTCATAACtgtagttttgttttcttccatatTCTTCAGAGCAGCTGGACTCATTCAAAACCCTAATTAACACAAACACTAcacttgattataaaaaatttagctcCTTTTCCATTCaataaaaactgaaccgaataGATCCGAAATTTAGCTAATTCCTTAGTCAACACAACAAATCAACTAGAAATCTACCAAACCCAATAATTCAATTCTAAATCAGTTCCAACTTAAACcccaaatttcaaaaaaacaaaaattaacttcTAAAACATGATTAGTAGCATTTAGGAACAACTATTCCAGCTCTCTTTaacccaaaaacaaatcaagaaaatttttaagaaaaataaaaaacaacttttaaataATGTCAAGAAACCAATTTAGATCAAATTCAATATCACCAAACAATTaagaacacacaaaaaaacatatattaacccaaaagaaaatcaaatttaaacaagataaaagaaaacttaCAATACTTATCTCCAGATCTTTCAAATCTCACTGATCTGCAGATCCAACAACAAAACCTTCTACCTTTCAATtccacaagaaaagaaaaaaaagccacCGTTTTTACCGGATCGAATTCAAACAACCACAAAAGACTTTGTTTAACTCGtgaaaccctaaaaattaaaaatttccctccttctttctctctctataattctctctctctctctctctctctctctgagagACCTCTTCTTGGGGAAACCCTTATCAGtcagctctctctctctatctccctttctctttctatCACTAGCGCGGGAAAATCTAATAAGGCTTTTTAACATACATACATGACATGGTCATATACATACATGAAGAACCAATGGGGACTTGACACGTTATGATAGTTAGGTTGTTTTACCGCCAAAATTTTCCCACCGTTACGAGATTCGCTTCGAGGTGAAGATTCGCCGTTACGGTAGGGTAACGGAGTTAATGGAAGATAGAGGTGCCtgttagggttttttatttgttttttggggAATTGTGAACGGCCCACCCGTGTGGCTTGTGGCTTGTGGGGCCATTTTAaggcttttgtttttgttctgcTTGTCGTTTTGTGCCAGAAGGTTAGTGAGATTGCACTGTGATCTCtcgttctgttttttttttaattgttattaaatgatattttagtgtttggtggtgattattttttaaagtattttttattaaaaatatattaaaataatatattttaaaaattatttttaatattaacacatcaaaataatttaaaacattaaaaaaatattaatttaaaataaaaaaaataaaaattaattaattctttaaaaacatacttttaaaacaataaaacaaacagattataattattattaactgttattttattttttattttttgtaaaacgACCGAGATTTAAATTGATAtcaatgtatttatttatttttggagatAGAAATAAAAACCGAAATAGAATGGTTAAACATATAAAGATCATTAACATCAacgattaagttttttttatctaaaaaccagtttttcaactcattttttgacccaaaacactTGTAAAACACTTTAGGAACCATAGTAGACTTATCAATGGCCttaaaaagcccaaaaaaaaaaaacatcttgaaatcaaaatcaacccaaatcCATAAATCAACCTAAGTtcacatctatttttttcttcatagttttctaaggtaaaaaaaatataacacgAACACTCCTCATCAAATATAACAATTTGGCATAAATATTGTTGGTGTTTAGCGACTTGAATTGgtgtcaataatatatttttttttttaccacttaAATACAACGACCTTTCTCTCCCCTCTCTCAATTATAggctgaaaaaataataaaaataaatttttatacaaaaattaatatagcatccctattattttattcacaacaatttttcaattaaatattaaaatttaagggtttttttatcGCTCTAACATTGTTAGTCATATGAGCGAACATTATAGAATGCTATTACTTAATGTagcaccagaaaaaaaaaaaaaaaaagttttttttaatgctattcataacaatttcatttCTAGCTTTTTCACTTGGGTACTACAACCCTATTGAGGATGCTAGCTCATCCATCCAAATACTAGGCACTAGTCTCTCAACAAAGACATTAACCTTTCCACCCAATTAGGGCACTAGTTCCTTATGAGGGACACTAATTCATCCACCCAATTATCAAGCACTATTCCCTCAATATGGACGCAAACCTTTCCACCCAAAATATCAAACACTAGTCTCTCAATAAGACCATTAGTTTATCAGCCCAGCTAGTAAGTATTAGTCCATCTACTGACATTAGAATATAAAATGtagaatttctaattaaaattaacacatgCTTTCAACTAATCTCTTTATGACAAGGTGTCATGCATTTATTTGGCTTGACTAATAGCTCCATGCTGCTTGCACTTACATATAGAATttttcaagaatcaataaagaaaaatggAGAAGTTTCAAGAACAAATCCATAACGCCCCCCCcccacccttttcttttcaatcccCACAGGCCACCCATGAAAAATGGGGTTCTATATTGCAAATTTCACTAATTGCATTCCAGTCCTTACTTACCATACATTAGTTTATTTAGTCCCCAAGCTTTCCTTCTTTTTGGTACTACAatacttcaatttcttccaatctcatcattttctaattaaattgaattcctccaatttaaatttaattcatcatattttccatacaacattaatttaattaatcaattttttgtttgcAGTGTTGGCAGCTTATATGgagggccaaaatatattttaaaaaacttacgACATGCCATCCATGTTTTGCATCCTTTTTTATTCGAGTCCATCTtctttcaattccatcatttcataataaatcaaaaatcaattggtttctaattataactaaaatcgcaaaaaagaagaagatttgaggatcaaattaaaaagataaaaatttttgCACAGTCCATACGAGAGGATGAACAATGCACAATGAAAAactcacatttttttattattttttgtttgtgctGCTGGCAGCTTATATGGAGGGCTGTTTTGGGccaattttcaatttggtcctcaaagaAATTTCAAGACACTCatttgtgctattttttttattcatttactatatttattttgaaaaaaaatcttattaaattccaaaaattctgaaactttaatctaaataaaaaaaaatattttagaaggCTCCACacaaaatttcaacttaatctgacaatcaaattaaaagttacGTGCTACAACGTAAAACTagttaatttgtgattttcatcaaaaatcaaattttcttattttattcttgCATAAATcgtatcaattatttttactaaattctcaacataattttcttatctcaaatatatttattttgtatttttaccatttattttctttacataCTTATTACCATTCTCCAATAatgttattgatgtttttttaatcaggGTTTACAATTAAATCTAAGAAATATTGAGTTATTAAAATTGTATAATTCACATTATTTTTGAAGCTTGAGGGTAAAAatgcttttttcaaaatttatcataCACTATTCATGTTTTGCACTAATTTCATTTTGGTTTACCTTCTTTCAATCCCACCCtattataataaatcaaaactaattggttttcaattataattaaattgtaattttttttaaaggatcaattgaaaaaatattaaaaaaaatattttttaaaatttattcttaactttaatatatcaaaacaacatgaaaaataaaaagaaatttaaagaaaaaaaattaatttttttttaaatatttttaaaatataaaaacaagcaTCGCTTTCTTTGAGAATTGTGTTACTGTAGTGACACATGACATGAGGCTTTCAAGATCCACACACCACCCAATATTATAGACCTCTCCTGCTACCTTCAGTGACAGCGTACACCATTTCACCACTCAACTTCTATATTTTCCATCTGACCCTATAGATCATCTTTCTTGTCTTCTATTTCAGCAATGAAATGGCTAAAAATCCGTACCCTGCTTCTCCTCTCAGCCATTTTTCGTGTTATTCTAATTGTGTACGGAGAGTGGCAAGATACCCACATGGAAGTTAGGTATACCGATGTAGATTACCTTGTATTTTCTGATGCTGCTTCATTAATGGCTAATGGTGAATCTCCTTATAAAAGAACTACCTATAGATACTCACCTTTGCTTGCCTTTTTATTGACACCCAATTCTTTTATTCATCGTT
This genomic interval from Populus alba chromosome 1, ASM523922v2, whole genome shotgun sequence contains the following:
- the LOC118053913 gene encoding retinoblastoma-related protein isoform X1: MSPAALKNMEENKTTVMTTSHSSNDGGETVKGYSDAVEVRFSDFCKSGLALDENTCTQAIKLFKDTKHLLMTNVSSIGNGTSEEAERFWFAFVSYSVKRLSEKNRDDAQQKSDDPGLTLCQILRLAKLNIVDFFKELPHFIVKAGPILSNIYGADWENRLEAKELQANFVHLSILSRHYKRACRELFLTSDASSDKQPAISNEATHVSDHHRFGWLLFLALRVHAFSRFKDLVTCTNGLVSVLAVLIIHVPVRFRNFSFNDSQWFVRKGDKGVDLLASLCNKYDTSEEVLRKSMETTNNLIANILKKKPHSASEYKNENLVNINPDGLIYYEDLMEESSLQSSLNILEKDYDDAIRNKAELDERVFINEEDSLLGSGSVSAGSLNITGAKRKFDLISSPSKTITSPLSPHRSPASHANGIPGSANSKMAATPVSTAMTTAKWLRTIISPLPSKPSAQLERFLVSCDKDVTNDVIRRAQIILEAIFPSSSLGERCVTGSLQSSNLMDNIWAEQRRLEALKLYYRVLESMCTAEAQILHATNLTSLLTNERFHRCMLACSAELVVATYKTVTMLFPAVLERTGITAFDLSKVIESFIRHEESLPRELRRHLNSLEERLLDSMVWEKGSSLYNSLTVARTALSAEINRLGLLAEPMPSLDAIAMHINFSSGCLPPVPSLQKHETSPGSGQNGDLRSPKRPCTDFRSVLVERNSFTSPVKDRLLGNLKSKLPPPPLQSAFASPTRPNPGGGGETCAETGINVFFTKINKLAAVRINGMIEKLQPSQQHIRENVYRLFQLILSHQTSLFFNRHIDQIILCCFYGVAKISKLNLTFREIIYNYRRQPHCKTLVFRSVFVDWSSARHNGRTGQDHVDIITFYNEIFIPAAKPLLVDVGSAGTTVKASNVPEVGNNKDGQCPASPKVSPFPSLPDMSPKKVSSVHNVYVSPLRSSKMDALISNSSKSYYACVGESTHAYQSPSKDLNAINNRLNGNRKARGTLNLDNDVGLVSDSMVANSLGLQNGNCASTSGAALKSEQSDS
- the LOC118053913 gene encoding retinoblastoma-related protein isoform X2, translating into MSPAALKNMEENKTTVMTTSHSSNDGGETVKGYSDAVEVRFSDFCKSGLALDENTCTQAIKLFKDTKHLLMTNVSSIGNGTSEEAERFWFAFVSYSVKRLSEKNRDDAQQKSDDPGLTLCQILRLAKLNIVDFFKELPHFIVKAGPILSNIYGADWENRLEAKELQANFVHLSILSRHYKRACRELFLTSDASSDKQPAISNEATHVSDHHRFGWLLFLALRVHAFSRFKDLVTCTNGLVSVLAVLIIHVPVRFRNFSFNDSQWFVRKGDKGVDLLASLCNKYDTSEEVLRKSMETTNNLIANILKKKPHSASEYKNENLVNINPDGLIYYEDLMEESSLQSSLNILEKDYDDAIRNKAELDERVFINEEDSLLGSGSVSAGSLNITGAKRKFDLISSPSKTITSPLSPHRSPASHANGIPGSANSKMAATPVSTAMTTAKWLRTIISPLPSKPSAQLERFLVSCDKDVTNDVIRRAQIILEAIFPSSSLGERCVTGSLQSSNLMDNIWAEQRRLEALKLYYRVLESMCTAEAQILHATNLTSLLTNERFHRCMLACSAELVVATYKTVTMLFPAVLERTGITAFDLSKVIESFIRHEESLPRELRRHLNSLEERLLDSMVWEKGSSLYNSLTVARTALSAEINRLGLLAEPMPSLDAIAMHINFSSGCLPPVPSLQKHETSPGSGQNGDLRSPKRPCTDFRSVLVERNSFTSPVKDRLLGNLKSKLPPPPLQSAFASPTRPNPGGGGETCAETGINVFFTKINKLAAVRINGMIEKLQPSQQHIRENVYRLFQLILSHQTSLFFNRHIDQIILCCFYGVAKISKLNLTFREIIYNYRRQPHCKTLVFRSVFVDWSSARHNGRTGQDHVDIITFYNEIFIPAAKPLLVDVGSAGTTVKASNVPEVGQCPASPKVSPFPSLPDMSPKKVSSVHNVYVSPLRSSKMDALISNSSKSYYACVGESTHAYQSPSKDLNAINNRLNGNRKARGTLNLDNDVGLVSDSMVANSLGLQNGNCASTSGAALKSEQSDS